The Cellulosilyticum sp. I15G10I2 genome contains the following window.
AAAGTGGCTACACCATCACCTGACACTGCGGCGATACAGCCAGCAACCGAAACAAATAGTACTACCCGCATTATAACAGATGCCAGAGGCGAAGTAGAAATCCCTCTAACTCCACAACGCATTGTGGATATCAGCGGCACGAGCGATACCCTCTCTATTCTTGGCTATAGCGTAATTGGGACAGCTAACTCAGATGCTTATGACTATACAAAGCTTCCGGCTTATCTCGAAGATACTTTAAAAGACGCCGCTATTTTAGGTTACAGCTTCCAAGACACCATGGACCTTGAAGGGGTTATTGCCTTAGAGCCTGATCTTATTATCATCTCTAATTACCAAGAAAAAATGTATGATCAATTGTCTCAGATTGCTCCAACCGTGATGCTTCAAATGGCACAGATTGACTGGACTGAGGATCTCAAGAATGTGGCTGCTGTGATGGATCAATCAGATAAAGCAGATGCATGGCTAAGTACTTATAAGGCAAAAGCTGCAGAAACTGGCGATCGTATGAAAGCCGCTCACGGCGAAGATACAACTTACCTTGCCTTTTTAGCTAGCGGCGGTCAAATCTATATTTTTGACGGTGCCGGTATGGGAAGCATACTTTATACCGATATGGGACTTAAAAAACCTGAAGGTATGCCAGCTCAGGAAAATGTAAGTCTGCCAGTAGTCAGCTATGAAGGTCTTGCAGCAATAGATGCTGATTATATCTTTGCAGTGGGTACCGAAGAAGACCTAGCACAACTTGAAGCAAACAAAATGTGGCAGAATATGAGAGCAGTTAAAAGTGACAGCTATGTAACACTTCCGGCCAGTCCTTATTTTAACCAAGGCTACAGCCCTATTGGCCGCTTATTGTTTTTAGATGAAATAGAAGGGTTGATGAAATAACCTATGTTTAAAAAAGCAACTGCCACTGCGATACTCTGCTGCCTTCTAGGAGGTATTGGCCTTATTATTGCTATCTCCTTTGGTGCAAAGCTTATTCCTTTAAAAACTGTATGGGACAGTATTTTTCATTATGAAGAAGTATTAGAGATGCAGCTTGTTCGTGATGGCAGACTGCCAAGAGCATTATGCACCGCCTTAATAGGCGGTTTTCTTGGTATCTCTGGTGCTATGATGCAGGGTGTTACAAGAAACCCAGTTGCGGAGCCTTCTATGATGGGCATCACTCAAGGTGCCACCCTAGCCGTTGCCATCACCTCTGTTACTCCAGGCTTATACGGCCTTTTTGGCAATACCTTCGCTGCCCTTATCGGTGCGACAGTAAGTGGTGTTTTAGTACTCATCTTCAGTATGCAGAATGCTCGTAATATGAACTTATCCCGCCTGCTTCTGGCTGGAACCGCCCTAAGTACATTCTTTTTATCGATGGCATCTATTGTTGCCTTGTTGTTTAATAAAGCTCAGGAGCTTGCCTTTTGGGTAGGGGGTGGGTTTAGAACCGCCTCCTGGCAGAGTGTCTGGCTGCTTCTGGGGGTAGGCGGGATCTGTACCCTCATGGCGCTGTGCTTATCGCAGCGTATTAATATCGTAAGCTTAGGAGAGGATGTAGCGGTCGGCCTTGGAGAAAATCCTCATAAAGTACGTTTTTATGCCCTGCTGCTTTTAATCCCCCTCTGCGGGGTCAGCGTAGCGGTAGCAGGCAATATTGCATTTGTCGGCTTAATCGTTCCCCATATCATACGCCGGCTTCTAGGCTATGACTACCGTTATATACTGCCGTTTTCTTTTGCTGCAGGTTCTGTACTTCTTATCTGGGCAGATGTTGCGGCCAGATTAGTGAGTCAGCCTTATGAAACCCCTGTGGGCCTCTTTACATCGTTAATTGGCGTGCCCTTTTTTCTATGGCTTGTAAGAAGGGGGAATAGTTGATGAGGGTTAAAAATAAGACACTTATATTCGTTTTTGGTGCTTTTTTACTGTTACTAGGTGCTTTTTTAATAAGCCTTATGACGGGTACTTATAAACTGAGCTTGAGTGAAATGCTCCAAACCTTTTTAGGACAAGGCACAAAGATGCAGCATATGGTCATTTTTGGCTTAAGGCTACCGCGCATTCTTACGGCTGCCTTTGTAGGTGCTGCCCTGTCCACTTCCGGATGCATCCTACAAAGCATCACCAAAAATCAGCTGGCCGAGCCTGGGATTATTGGTATGAATGCAGGCTCTGCCTTAGGGGTTGTCCTGCTTATTGCTTCTAAAAGCAGTAATTATTACGATACGTTAGGTCTTGGCACCGTACTTTTGATGCCCTTTGCTGCTATTGTAGGTGCGCTTTTTGCTACCCTTCTCATTTATGGCCTAAGCTATAAAAAAGGGATCAACCCCACCCGCCTGATTTTAATAGGGATCGGCGTAAACGCCGGGATTAATGCCCTTATTACAATGTATCAACTAAATATGTCTAAAGGAGACTTTAACAAAGCACTGACTTGGATCAGTGGC
Protein-coding sequences here:
- a CDS encoding ABC transporter substrate-binding protein gives rise to the protein MKKIKHYLNTLALGGVLMLSLAGCVGNTKDKVATPSPDTAAIQPATETNSTTRIITDARGEVEIPLTPQRIVDISGTSDTLSILGYSVIGTANSDAYDYTKLPAYLEDTLKDAAILGYSFQDTMDLEGVIALEPDLIIISNYQEKMYDQLSQIAPTVMLQMAQIDWTEDLKNVAAVMDQSDKADAWLSTYKAKAAETGDRMKAAHGEDTTYLAFLASGGQIYIFDGAGMGSILYTDMGLKKPEGMPAQENVSLPVVSYEGLAAIDADYIFAVGTEEDLAQLEANKMWQNMRAVKSDSYVTLPASPYFNQGYSPIGRLLFLDEIEGLMK
- a CDS encoding FecCD family ABC transporter permease, producing the protein MFKKATATAILCCLLGGIGLIIAISFGAKLIPLKTVWDSIFHYEEVLEMQLVRDGRLPRALCTALIGGFLGISGAMMQGVTRNPVAEPSMMGITQGATLAVAITSVTPGLYGLFGNTFAALIGATVSGVLVLIFSMQNARNMNLSRLLLAGTALSTFFLSMASIVALLFNKAQELAFWVGGGFRTASWQSVWLLLGVGGICTLMALCLSQRINIVSLGEDVAVGLGENPHKVRFYALLLLIPLCGVSVAVAGNIAFVGLIVPHIIRRLLGYDYRYILPFSFAAGSVLLIWADVAARLVSQPYETPVGLFTSLIGVPFFLWLVRRGNS
- a CDS encoding FecCD family ABC transporter permease, whose product is MRVKNKTLIFVFGAFLLLLGAFLISLMTGTYKLSLSEMLQTFLGQGTKMQHMVIFGLRLPRILTAAFVGAALSTSGCILQSITKNQLAEPGIIGMNAGSALGVVLLIASKSSNYYDTLGLGTVLLMPFAAIVGALFATLLIYGLSYKKGINPTRLILIGIGVNAGINALITMYQLNMSKGDFNKALTWISGSLWGSSWQFFMISAPIVVLFMGLTLYKSKVLDAMDLGDELAVGLGVRVEQERRILLFLAVGLAAAATAVAGNIAFLGLLGPHIAKRLIGPVHCRQIPLAALINGIIIILADTVSRNLFAPLEIPVGITIAAIGVPYFIYLMIKEK